Proteins encoded in a region of the Populus alba chromosome 13, ASM523922v2, whole genome shotgun sequence genome:
- the LOC118053225 gene encoding bifunctional 3-dehydroquinate dehydratase/shikimate dehydrogenase, chloroplastic — protein MGRAGILTNSTMVCAPLMARSVEQMVVDMQSAEAQGADAVEVRLDCIDSFQPSQDLETIIRNKPLPVIIVYRPRWEGGQYEGDEHTRLEALRLAHELGADYIDVELKVASDLVREVKSKHQTGGKVIVSSYLSGATPSKEDLRHLAASMQATKADIIKVVSNANDITELERIFHLLSHSEVPAVAYSLGERGLISQLLCPKFGGAFVYGAMEGNSIPGLPTLDSLREAYKVENINSDTKVFGLVSKPVSHSKGPILHNPAFRHANFNGIYVPMFVDDLKEFFEVYTSLDFAGYSVGFPYKEAVVQFCDEVHPLAKSIGAVNTIIRKPGDGKLIGYNTDCEGSIASIEDALKDQRYINGESLNSPLAGKQFVVVGAGGAGRAIAVGAKSRGASVIIFDIDLERAKSLAQVVSGEAHHFDSLAHFQPEKGAILANATPIGMHPSTDRIPVAEATLGNYQLVFDAVYTPRKTRLLEDADAAGAITVSGVEMFLKQAIGQFNLFTGREAPKEFMREIVLAKF, from the exons ATGGGGCGTGCTGGGATCTTAACAAATTCCACAATGGTTTGTGCTCCATTGATGGCTCGATCTGTTGAGCAAATGGTGGTTGACATGCAGAGTGCAGAGGCACAGGGTGCTGACGCTGTGGAGGTCAGGCTGGACTGCATCGACAGCTTCCAGCCTAGCCAAGACCTGGAAACTATCATCAGAAACAAGCCATTGCCCGTCATCATTGTGTACAG GCCAAGGTGGGAAGGTGGTCAGTATGAAGGGGATGAGCACACAAGGTTGGAAGCACTTCGTTTAGCACATGAACTGGGAGCTGATTATATTGATGTTGAGCTCAAG GTTGCATCTGATCTGGTACGGGAAGTGAAAAGCAAGCATCAGACTGGTGGCAAAGTCATTGTATCATCTTATTTGAGTGGCGCAACCCCTTCAAAAGAAGATCTCCGCCATCTTGCTGCGAGCATGCAAGCTACCAAAGCAGATATCATTAAAGTTGTTTCTAATGCAAATGATATTACagaattggaaaggatttttcATTTGCTTTCACATAGTGAG GTGCCAGCGGTTGCATACTCATTAGGAGAAAGAGGCCTCATAAGCCAGTTATTGTGTCCCAAATTCGGTGGTGCTTTCGTCTATGGAGCCATGGAAGGAAATTCGATTCCTGGTTTGCCTACTTTAGACAGCCTTAGAGAAGCCTACAAGGTTGAGAACATCAATTCAGATACTAAAGTTTTCGGTCTTGTCTCAAAACCAGTTAGCCACAGCAAAGGTCCTATACTGCATAATCCTGCCTTCAGGCATGCCAACTTTAATGGGATTTATGtgccaatgtttgttgatgatcTCAAGGAATTCTTTGAAGTCTACACAAGCCTTGACTTTGCTGGCTATAG TGTTGGGTTTCCATACAAAGAAGCTGTCGTGCAGTTCTGTGACGAGGTCCATCCACTGGCTAAG TCTATAGGTGCTGTTAATACCATCATAAGGAAGCCTGGTGATGGGAAGCTGATAGGTTATAACACAGACTGTGAGGGTTCAATAGCTTCAATCGAGGATGCTTTGAAAG ATCAAAGATACATCAATGGCGAATCTTTAAATTCTCCATTGGCTGGGAAACAGTTTGTGGTTGTTGGTGCTGGAGGCGCAGGAAGGGCAATTGCGGTTGGTGCTAAAAGTAGAGGAGCCAGTGTGATTATTTTCGACATTGATCTTG AGAGGGCAAAGTCTCTTGCTCAGGTTGTTTCCGGTGAAGCTCACCATTTTGATAGTCTAGCACATTTCCAGCCTGAGAAGGGAGCAATCCTTGCCAATGCAACACCAATAGGAATGCATCCAAGTACAGACCGGATCCCGGTGGCCGAG GCAACCCTGGGGAACTACCAACTGGTGTTCGATGCTGTTTATACACCAAGAAAAACCAGACTATTAGAAGATGCTGATGCTGCTGGAGCCATTACAGTGAGCGGAGTTGAGATGTTCCTCAAACAGGCCATTGGACAGTTCAACCTCTTCACCGGCAGAGAAG